A genome region from Methylohalobius crimeensis 10Ki includes the following:
- the cysS gene encoding cysteine--tRNA ligase: protein MLKIHNSLTRRKEPFQPITSGEIRMYVCGMTVYDYCHLGHARVMVVFDTIARYLRWRDFRVTYVRNITDIDDKIIQRANELAIPFQALTARFIRAMHEDESALGCLSPDLEPRATRSLDAIIDMIQALLDKGYAYVGANGDVYYAVGKFAAYGKLSGKQIEELRAGARVEVAEAKRDPLDFVLWKKAKPEEPAWDSPWGPGRPGWHIECSAMSTTCLGSHFDIHGGGADLQFPHHENEIAQSEGATGEHFVNYWLHTGFVRVDREKMSKSLGNFFTIREVLKQYSGEVIRFFILSSHYRSPLDYSEDSLQQARAGLIRLYTSLRGLPEAEAEGEDCEEYRRRFSEAMDDDFNTAGALAVLFDLAKEINRLKTSEYSKASRLAATCKQLGGVLGILQQEAETFLKGGETPTELADAEIDALIEQRNQARKTKDWATADQIRDQLKEQGIVLEDTPGGTIWRRA, encoded by the coding sequence ATGCTGAAAATCCACAATAGCCTGACCCGCCGAAAAGAACCGTTTCAGCCCATCACGTCGGGCGAGATCCGCATGTACGTGTGCGGGATGACCGTTTACGATTATTGCCACCTGGGCCATGCCCGCGTCATGGTGGTATTCGACACCATCGCCCGGTACTTGCGTTGGCGCGATTTCCGGGTCACCTATGTCCGCAATATCACCGACATCGATGACAAGATCATCCAGCGCGCCAATGAATTGGCCATTCCCTTTCAGGCACTCACCGCACGCTTCATCCGGGCCATGCATGAAGACGAAAGCGCCTTGGGATGCCTGTCGCCGGACCTGGAACCCCGCGCCACCCGATCGCTCGACGCCATCATCGACATGATTCAGGCGCTCTTGGACAAGGGGTACGCCTATGTGGGCGCAAACGGGGACGTCTATTACGCGGTCGGGAAATTCGCCGCCTACGGCAAGCTGTCCGGAAAGCAGATCGAAGAACTGCGCGCCGGAGCGCGGGTGGAAGTGGCGGAGGCCAAGCGCGATCCCCTCGATTTCGTTCTGTGGAAAAAGGCCAAGCCCGAGGAGCCCGCCTGGGATTCCCCCTGGGGACCGGGCCGTCCCGGCTGGCACATCGAATGCTCGGCCATGTCCACCACCTGCCTGGGAAGTCATTTCGATATCCACGGGGGCGGCGCCGACCTCCAATTCCCCCATCACGAGAATGAAATCGCCCAATCGGAGGGGGCCACCGGCGAACACTTCGTGAATTACTGGCTGCATACCGGCTTCGTGCGGGTCGATCGGGAAAAAATGTCCAAGTCGCTGGGCAATTTCTTCACCATCCGCGAGGTCCTCAAGCAATATTCCGGCGAGGTGATCCGTTTTTTCATCCTCTCCAGCCACTACCGCAGTCCCCTCGATTATTCGGAAGATTCCTTGCAGCAAGCCCGTGCCGGCTTGATCCGCCTCTACACCAGCCTGCGCGGTCTGCCCGAAGCCGAGGCGGAGGGAGAAGATTGCGAGGAATACCGCCGCCGCTTTTCCGAAGCCATGGACGACGACTTCAATACCGCTGGCGCCCTGGCGGTGCTGTTCGATTTGGCCAAGGAGATCAATCGGCTCAAAACTTCGGAATACTCGAAAGCAAGCCGACTGGCAGCCACGTGCAAGCAATTAGGCGGTGTTCTGGGGATACTCCAACAGGAAGCGGAAACCTTCTTGAAGGGAGGAGAAACCCCAACCGAGTTGGCCGACGCCGAAATCGATGCCTTGATCGAGCAGCGCAATCAAGCCCGTAAAACCAAGGATTGGGCGACGGCCGACCAAATCCGGGATCAGCTCAAGGAACAGGGCATCGTGCTCGAGGATACGCCCGGAGGGACGATTTGGCGGCGGGCGTGA
- a CDS encoding adenylate/guanylate cyclase domain-containing protein — protein MMRQLTKRQTGLVVNAKPAVLFILLAMLAGVAVDAGWGTAVDDWVHDPALVHQARTRWRHVAIVVLDDGVPLQVGRKQALPLFARAAERLIRAGAKGVFLDARLSKEMEAAMPYALCMEAAGTVRWSAPRCATDGPDRCVLSGSPAGLAPLAMPEDVLERFRVAPYLPGQAPLPDFLLYGWEASAAIPPEGLVAEDRLVSRGAGVMRWLDLSAAHAAVRLAAFVDPERTARSLARTRNDEICGEGYACRRIRLSRPTYRIHMDDERTIAPVSLLAACDEPTGMRAAEMLRGKAVILQLTMPAEATDMIVTPMTTAWGGPHLLTPGAQYLADAVETLLQEDHPRQPPLPIKLALFLAVAASSVFIGLQRRQAVLWGTFPLMAGVMIGLCFFIRPVQLWPVTAALATYLTGAVQIVGLNLVIGLREGKLIRRYMPPQIHDLLISVWGDQRFRNRRHRAVVLMSDLAGYTTVTHLLGDPAYVLELMNDYLEETSVVLQEKYQGWLEAYVGDLVCYYWPIWEENQSDAYGNALQGAAELARLQKRFFAGLNRRYRERFPKPALERVAEVIDAGIGMTSGTVVMGDLGPKQGVRKFGILGDPLNLAARLESLTRYFNSDLIVSEELAAFADKAGLIRRRLGRIQVKGKLTPVTVFALGDQADARFSASCVYNWEKWLSEVERGGEPTIPCPEIYARDRDTLNRWKKRGLLRDGVWHLDEK, from the coding sequence ATGATGCGACAGCTGACCAAACGTCAAACTGGCTTGGTGGTTAACGCCAAACCGGCGGTTCTGTTTATTTTGCTCGCCATGTTGGCGGGCGTGGCGGTGGATGCCGGATGGGGCACGGCCGTCGACGATTGGGTGCACGATCCCGCCCTGGTTCATCAAGCGCGTACTCGATGGCGGCATGTGGCGATTGTGGTTCTGGACGACGGCGTGCCGCTCCAGGTGGGGCGCAAACAGGCCTTGCCGCTTTTCGCCCGGGCGGCCGAGCGGCTGATTCGGGCCGGGGCGAAAGGGGTTTTTCTGGATGCCCGTCTGAGTAAGGAAATGGAGGCGGCCATGCCTTACGCCCTGTGCATGGAAGCGGCGGGGACGGTGCGTTGGTCCGCGCCCCGCTGTGCTACCGACGGCCCCGATCGCTGCGTCTTGAGCGGCAGCCCGGCGGGGCTGGCTCCGCTGGCGATGCCGGAAGACGTGCTCGAACGTTTCAGAGTCGCGCCTTATCTGCCGGGCCAAGCCCCGTTGCCGGATTTCTTGTTGTACGGTTGGGAGGCCTCGGCAGCGATTCCCCCGGAGGGGCTCGTGGCCGAGGATCGATTGGTCTCCCGCGGTGCCGGCGTCATGCGTTGGCTGGATTTGAGCGCCGCTCACGCCGCGGTCCGCCTGGCGGCGTTCGTCGATCCCGAGCGCACGGCGCGATCCCTGGCCCGTACTCGGAACGACGAGATCTGCGGCGAAGGTTATGCTTGCCGCCGCATCCGTCTGAGTCGGCCGACCTATCGTATTCATATGGACGACGAACGGACCATCGCGCCGGTGAGTCTTTTGGCCGCGTGCGACGAGCCAACCGGCATGCGAGCGGCGGAGATGTTGCGAGGCAAAGCGGTTATCTTGCAGTTGACCATGCCCGCCGAAGCCACCGATATGATCGTTACCCCCATGACCACCGCCTGGGGCGGTCCGCATTTGTTGACCCCCGGCGCCCAATATTTGGCCGATGCCGTGGAAACCCTGCTGCAGGAAGATCACCCCCGGCAACCGCCTCTGCCGATAAAGCTCGCCCTGTTTCTGGCGGTTGCCGCGTCGAGCGTTTTTATCGGTCTCCAGCGGCGTCAGGCGGTCTTGTGGGGGACATTCCCCTTGATGGCGGGCGTCATGATCGGATTGTGTTTTTTCATCCGCCCGGTCCAACTTTGGCCGGTGACCGCCGCGTTGGCCACGTATTTGACTGGCGCGGTCCAAATCGTCGGTTTGAATCTGGTGATCGGCCTGCGGGAAGGTAAACTGATCCGCCGCTATATGCCTCCGCAGATTCACGATTTGCTGATTTCCGTGTGGGGCGATCAGCGATTCCGGAATCGGCGTCACCGAGCGGTCGTGTTGATGTCGGATTTGGCCGGCTATACCACCGTTACCCATTTATTGGGGGATCCCGCCTACGTGTTGGAGTTGATGAACGATTATCTGGAAGAGACTTCGGTGGTGCTGCAGGAAAAGTATCAAGGATGGTTGGAAGCGTACGTGGGAGATTTGGTGTGCTATTACTGGCCGATATGGGAGGAAAATCAATCGGATGCCTACGGAAATGCCTTGCAGGGCGCGGCCGAATTGGCGCGCCTGCAAAAGCGTTTCTTTGCCGGTCTCAACCGCCGGTATCGCGAACGGTTTCCGAAACCGGCATTGGAACGGGTAGCCGAGGTGATCGATGCCGGCATCGGGATGACTTCGGGGACGGTGGTCATGGGCGATTTGGGGCCCAAGCAGGGGGTTCGAAAATTCGGGATTTTGGGCGACCCCTTGAATTTGGCGGCCCGCCTGGAAAGCCTGACCCGCTATTTCAACAGCGATCTCATCGTGTCCGAGGAATTGGCGGCGTTTGCCGACAAGGCCGGTTTAATCCGGCGGCGGTTGGGGCGCATCCAGGTCAAGGGCAAATTGACGCCGGTAACGGTTTTCGCCTTGGGGGATCAGGCCGATGCGCGTTTTTCCGCCTCCTGCGTGTACAACTGGGAGAAGTGGTTGAGCGAAGTGGAGCGGGGCGGTGAACCCACCATTCCGTGTCCGGAAATCTACGCCCGGGATCGGGATACCTTGAATCGGTGGAAGAAGCGGGGATTATTGAGGGACGGAGTTTGGCATTTGGATGAAAAATGA
- a CDS encoding cyclic nucleotide-binding domain-containing protein translates to MDALQSFQTVPFFQRLEQEDHRYLADRALERVFAAGDPIIREGEKGEAFYFIRRGRVSVCRTIGKDVIPLVELGQGHFFGENSLAGFEPAPAMATVTAKLPTDTWVITRDAVLNWERQKPAGAARFFRTLSAILSNKLQTLDEAYVRLSLSCEGKERFSELRELQEKLYREWGL, encoded by the coding sequence ATGGATGCCTTGCAAAGTTTTCAGACGGTTCCTTTTTTCCAGCGCCTCGAGCAGGAAGACCATCGCTATCTGGCGGACAGGGCCTTGGAGCGGGTTTTTGCGGCCGGCGATCCCATCATCCGTGAAGGCGAAAAAGGCGAGGCGTTTTATTTTATCCGCCGGGGCCGGGTATCGGTCTGTCGAACCATCGGAAAGGACGTGATTCCCTTGGTCGAATTGGGGCAAGGTCATTTTTTCGGCGAGAACAGCCTGGCCGGATTCGAACCCGCGCCCGCCATGGCGACGGTCACCGCCAAGCTTCCCACCGACACTTGGGTGATTACCCGCGATGCCGTGTTGAATTGGGAACGGCAGAAACCGGCGGGGGCGGCACGCTTTTTCCGGACGCTTTCGGCCATTTTATCGAACAAATTGCAGACCTTGGATGAGGCTTATGTCCGGCTTTCTCTGTCTTGCGAAGGAAAAGAACGGTTCAGCGAGCTGCGCGAACTTCAGGAAAAGTTGTATCGGGAATGGGGGTTGTGA
- the gltX gene encoding glutamate--tRNA ligase — protein sequence MQTIKTRFAPSPTGWIHLGNARTALFNRLFGGEFLLRIEDTDQTRSQPEFVAALLEDLAWLNLNWEEGPASPEPDTYFQSLRSDLYDSYYAQLEKNNRVYPCFCTPHELALSRKAQRAAGLPPKYSGKCAHLSADDIQRRLDEGLQPTLRFRVPPGIGITFEDLVRGQQRFDSDTIGDFIIRRADGTPAFFFCNAVDDALMEVTHVLRGEDHLTNTPRQLLILEALDLPAPRYGHISLILGEDGTPLSKRNGSRSIRELREQGYLPLAVINFLARLGHAYGEETLLSLEQLAERFQLQKLSRAPARFDAKQLDYWQNQAVRAADDDTLWQWLTEPTRKLIPDAHRTLFLTLVRSNCLFPEEAQPWAEIIFGDDFPITENAHQILKQTQSESEFFSAAIEAAHRNPEDYPAFLEALKTATGARGKRLFQPLRAALTGRLDGPEIQRIYTLLGSERTIDRFTRLAKKTPC from the coding sequence ATGCAGACTATCAAAACCCGATTCGCCCCCAGTCCCACCGGATGGATACATTTGGGCAATGCCCGCACCGCCCTGTTCAATCGTTTATTCGGCGGTGAATTCCTGCTCCGCATCGAGGACACGGATCAAACCCGCAGCCAACCCGAATTCGTGGCCGCGTTGCTGGAGGATTTGGCCTGGCTCAATCTAAATTGGGAGGAAGGCCCCGCTTCTCCGGAACCGGATACCTATTTCCAGTCCTTGCGCTCCGATCTTTACGATAGTTATTACGCCCAACTGGAAAAAAACAATCGGGTTTATCCGTGTTTCTGCACCCCCCATGAGCTGGCCCTTTCGCGCAAGGCGCAGCGGGCCGCCGGGTTGCCGCCCAAATATTCCGGCAAATGCGCTCACTTGAGCGCGGATGACATTCAGCGTCGTCTGGACGAAGGGCTGCAACCCACCTTGCGCTTCCGCGTGCCGCCGGGTATTGGCATTACCTTCGAGGATCTGGTGCGCGGCCAGCAGCGCTTCGATTCCGATACCATCGGGGATTTCATCATCCGGCGCGCCGACGGGACGCCGGCGTTCTTCTTCTGCAACGCAGTGGACGATGCCCTCATGGAAGTCACCCACGTCCTGCGCGGGGAAGACCACCTGACCAATACCCCCCGTCAACTGCTGATCCTGGAGGCGTTGGACTTGCCCGCTCCCCGCTACGGCCATATCTCCCTGATTTTGGGAGAAGACGGCACCCCTTTGTCCAAGCGCAACGGTAGCCGCAGTATCCGGGAATTGCGCGAGCAAGGTTACCTCCCCCTGGCGGTGATCAATTTTCTGGCCCGCCTGGGACACGCTTACGGGGAAGAAACCCTGCTTAGCCTGGAGCAACTCGCCGAAAGATTCCAGCTGCAGAAACTTAGCCGCGCGCCGGCGCGCTTCGACGCCAAACAACTGGATTACTGGCAAAACCAGGCCGTTCGAGCCGCCGACGACGATACCCTATGGCAGTGGCTGACCGAACCCACCCGCAAGCTGATTCCGGATGCTCACCGCACTCTGTTTTTGACGCTGGTACGCAGCAACTGCCTATTTCCCGAAGAAGCCCAACCGTGGGCCGAAATCATTTTCGGAGACGACTTTCCAATTACGGAAAACGCACATCAAATTCTGAAACAAACCCAATCCGAGTCGGAATTTTTCTCGGCCGCGATCGAAGCCGCGCACCGAAACCCCGAAGACTATCCGGCCTTTCTGGAAGCCTTGAAAACGGCGACCGGCGCCCGAGGAAAACGTTTGTTTCAGCCGCTTCGGGCCGCATTGACCGGACGCCTGGACGGACCCGAAATCCAGCGAATCTATACCCTCCTGGGATCTGAGCGCACCATCGACCGATTTACCCGCTTGGCAAAAAAGACTCCATGCTGA
- a CDS encoding Glu/Leu/Phe/Val family dehydrogenase — protein sequence MKANEIADYFVDRTTFAMGLSDNIRRMLLTPDRQLQVKIVLERDNGEVVTFTGFRVQHSNARGPYKGGLRYHPLVDRDEAQGLASLMTWKTALVDIPYGGGKGGIDCEAASLTPRELEILTRKFVRAVGSVIGPYDDIPAPDMNTNARVMAWIMDEYAKIYGFNPAVVTGKPVDLFGSLGREEATGQGVFLTTEAFLQERGMEMSRIRLAIQGFGNVGSWAAHFFHRAGAKIVAVSDVRGAIYNPEGIDVVALREHVRRYGAILGFEGGDAMPGDGLLTCDCDVLIPAAMGGVVTRDIARGIRARVIVEAANAPVLPEAEDFLTDKGVIVLPDILVNAGGVTVSYYEWVQNIQQLRWTPAQILEGLTSKMREAYGRVSALSREKGVTLREAAYIIAIGRVAKAVTLRGAY from the coding sequence ATGAAAGCCAACGAGATCGCCGACTATTTTGTCGACCGGACCACTTTCGCCATGGGGCTCTCCGACAATATTCGTCGGATGCTGCTGACTCCCGACCGTCAGCTGCAGGTGAAAATCGTTCTGGAGCGTGACAACGGGGAAGTGGTCACCTTCACCGGTTTTCGGGTCCAGCATTCTAATGCCAGGGGGCCTTACAAGGGGGGGCTGCGCTACCATCCCCTGGTGGATAGGGATGAAGCCCAGGGGTTGGCGTCCTTGATGACTTGGAAGACCGCGCTGGTGGATATTCCCTACGGCGGAGGGAAGGGCGGTATCGATTGCGAAGCCGCGTCATTGACCCCCCGGGAATTGGAAATTCTGACGCGCAAGTTTGTTCGGGCCGTGGGCAGCGTGATCGGTCCCTACGACGACATACCGGCCCCTGACATGAACACCAATGCCAGGGTCATGGCCTGGATCATGGACGAATACGCCAAGATCTACGGATTCAATCCGGCAGTGGTCACCGGAAAACCTGTGGATCTGTTCGGTTCCCTCGGCCGCGAGGAGGCCACGGGTCAGGGCGTATTCCTGACCACGGAAGCCTTTTTACAGGAACGGGGAATGGAGATGTCTCGTATCAGGCTCGCCATTCAGGGATTCGGCAATGTGGGGTCTTGGGCGGCGCATTTTTTCCACCGGGCCGGCGCTAAAATCGTCGCGGTTTCCGACGTGAGGGGCGCGATATACAACCCAGAAGGGATCGACGTGGTGGCGCTTCGGGAACATGTCCGTCGATATGGCGCCATTCTGGGATTCGAAGGCGGGGATGCCATGCCCGGCGATGGGCTTTTGACCTGCGATTGCGATGTGCTCATACCGGCCGCCATGGGCGGCGTGGTGACCCGCGACATCGCCCGAGGTATTCGAGCGCGGGTAATCGTGGAGGCCGCCAACGCGCCGGTGCTTCCGGAAGCGGAAGATTTCCTGACTGACAAGGGCGTTATCGTCCTTCCGGATATTCTGGTCAACGCCGGCGGCGTGACCGTTTCCTATTACGAATGGGTGCAGAATATTCAGCAATTGCGCTGGACCCCCGCGCAAATCCTGGAGGGATTGACTTCCAAGATGCGCGAAGCTTATGGTCGGGTGAGCGCGCTTTCCCGGGAAAAGGGCGTCACGCTCCGGGAGGCGGCTTATATCATCGCCATCGGCCGGGTGGCCAAGGCCGTTACCCTACGGGGGGCCTATTGA
- a CDS encoding NADP-dependent methylenetetrahydromethanopterin/methylenetetrahydrofolate dehydrogenase has product MKKILFQFDTDTHPASFDTIVAYDGGADHVVGHAGLTPANVGPLVDGTIFTRPPKEKQNTAIFVGGSDLLAGQALLEAVQKKFFANFRVSVMLDSNGSNTTAAAGVARIVASSEVTGKKAVVLAGTGPVGQRAAVLLAREGARVVLTSRSLGRAERACKAMKARFGVEITPLEAVDHAARARAIADAQIVFAAGAAGVALLAEEHWRDHPGLEVLLDANATPPLGIEGVDMMARGAQYHGKTCWGAIGFGALKLAVHRACIARLFERNDQIFDAEEIYAVARELIKTG; this is encoded by the coding sequence GTGAAAAAAATTTTGTTTCAATTCGATACCGATACCCATCCGGCCTCCTTCGATACGATCGTCGCCTACGACGGCGGCGCCGATCACGTGGTCGGTCACGCAGGGCTGACGCCCGCCAATGTGGGGCCGTTGGTGGACGGCACGATTTTCACCCGCCCCCCCAAGGAAAAACAAAACACCGCCATTTTTGTCGGCGGCAGTGATTTGCTCGCCGGACAGGCATTGCTGGAGGCGGTTCAAAAGAAGTTCTTCGCCAATTTTCGGGTGTCGGTGATGCTCGACAGCAACGGCAGCAATACCACCGCCGCGGCGGGAGTGGCCCGGATCGTGGCGAGTAGCGAGGTGACGGGAAAAAAAGCGGTGGTGTTGGCCGGCACCGGGCCGGTCGGTCAGCGTGCCGCGGTCTTGCTCGCCCGGGAAGGCGCGCGGGTGGTGTTGACTTCCCGCTCTTTAGGGCGAGCCGAACGGGCTTGCAAGGCGATGAAGGCGCGCTTCGGGGTGGAGATCACGCCCTTGGAGGCGGTCGATCACGCCGCCCGCGCCCGGGCCATCGCTGACGCCCAGATCGTATTCGCCGCCGGAGCCGCCGGGGTGGCTTTGCTGGCCGAAGAACACTGGCGCGATCATCCCGGCCTGGAGGTGTTGCTGGATGCCAATGCCACGCCGCCACTCGGCATAGAAGGGGTGGACATGATGGCTCGAGGAGCGCAATATCACGGAAAGACTTGCTGGGGCGCGATCGGATTCGGTGCTTTGAAATTGGCGGTTCATCGAGCGTGCATCGCCCGCTTGTTCGAACGCAACGATCAAATCTTCGATGCCGAGGAAATATACGCGGTGGCCCGGGAGTTGATAAAGACCGGCTGA
- the pmbA gene encoding metalloprotease PmbA, with translation MPVKSIESQLNPLQDKVARVLEEAKKRGAAAEAGAHLDEGLSVGARLGEPETLEHHRDQSLAVTVYFGQRKGSASTTNLSEASLKETLEAACAIARYASEDPYAGLPDPDKLARDIPDLDLDHPWEITADQAIERVIECETAAREFHPEIVNSEGADLNSHHGIQVLGNTSGFLHAYPASQHSLSCAVVGKRGEQMQRDHWYTLARHPEDLNSPASVGRKAAERTVARLGASSLTTRRCPAIYSAEAARSLIGHFLAAIRGGNLYRKASFLLDGLGKPVFPEFVHIHEAPHIKKGLGSAPYDSEGVATYPHDLIRNGVLESYILGTYSARKLGMESTGNAGGVHNIIVEPGNLDRDTLLKEMGTGLLVTELMGQGINLVTGDYSRGAAGFWVENGEIQYPVEEITIAANLNTLFRNLVSIGRDVDMRGNIRTGSIWLADITVGGA, from the coding sequence ATGCCGGTGAAATCGATCGAATCCCAACTGAATCCCTTGCAAGACAAAGTCGCCCGGGTACTGGAAGAAGCCAAGAAAAGAGGGGCTGCCGCGGAAGCGGGCGCCCACCTGGATGAAGGACTGTCCGTCGGCGCCCGCCTGGGAGAACCGGAAACCTTGGAACACCACCGGGATCAAAGCCTGGCGGTGACGGTGTATTTCGGCCAACGCAAAGGATCGGCCAGCACCACCAATCTGAGCGAGGCCTCTCTCAAGGAAACCTTGGAAGCGGCGTGCGCCATCGCCCGTTACGCCAGCGAAGATCCTTATGCCGGACTCCCCGATCCGGATAAACTGGCCCGGGACATTCCCGATCTGGACCTGGACCATCCCTGGGAAATCACCGCCGATCAAGCGATCGAGCGGGTCATCGAATGCGAAACCGCGGCCCGCGAATTCCATCCGGAGATCGTCAATTCGGAAGGCGCGGATCTCAACTCCCACCACGGCATCCAGGTTTTGGGCAACACTTCGGGATTTCTCCACGCCTATCCGGCCTCCCAGCATAGCTTGAGTTGCGCCGTGGTGGGCAAGCGCGGTGAGCAAATGCAGCGGGATCACTGGTACACGCTGGCACGCCACCCGGAGGATCTGAATTCTCCCGCCAGCGTCGGGCGGAAAGCGGCCGAACGCACCGTTGCCCGGCTCGGAGCTTCCAGCCTGACTACCCGGCGATGCCCGGCGATTTATTCGGCGGAAGCGGCCAGAAGTCTCATCGGTCATTTTTTGGCCGCCATCCGGGGCGGCAATCTGTATCGAAAAGCATCGTTCCTGTTGGACGGATTGGGGAAACCCGTCTTTCCGGAATTCGTCCATATTCACGAAGCACCCCATATCAAAAAGGGTCTCGGCAGCGCTCCCTACGATAGCGAAGGAGTCGCCACCTATCCTCACGATCTTATCCGCAATGGCGTTCTGGAATCCTATATTCTCGGCACTTATTCGGCCCGCAAGCTGGGAATGGAATCCACCGGCAACGCGGGAGGGGTACACAACATTATCGTCGAACCGGGTAACCTGGACCGCGACACTTTGCTAAAAGAGATGGGAACGGGGCTTCTGGTCACCGAATTGATGGGACAAGGAATCAACTTGGTCACCGGCGATTATTCCCGCGGGGCGGCCGGCTTCTGGGTGGAAAACGGAGAGATTCAATATCCGGTGGAGGAAATCACCATCGCCGCCAATCTCAATACATTATTCCGCAACCTGGTATCCATCGGCCGGGATGTGGATATGCGCGGGAACATTCGCACCGGTTCAATCTGGTTGGCGGACATAACCGTCGGAGGCGCCTGA
- the fchA gene encoding methenyltetrahydrofolate cyclohydrolase, which yields MTKDQTIQTFLHHLASSSATPGGGSAAAIMGAMGAALVSMVANLTLGKPKYQAVEADMRELLHRSEALREHLVDAIQADMAAFDQVMAAYRLPKATEADKNQRRQAIQAALRTATETPLDCARLCGEVIDLCRTAAEKGNGNAITDAGAGALAAQGALKCCALNVEVNLNAIQDKEFAQACRIELDRILAAKNPEAEAIVNLVTSKLQSP from the coding sequence ATGACCAAAGATCAAACCATTCAAACATTTCTCCACCACCTGGCCAGTTCGTCCGCCACCCCCGGCGGGGGCAGCGCGGCGGCGATCATGGGCGCGATGGGCGCGGCCCTGGTTAGCATGGTAGCCAATCTAACCCTGGGCAAACCCAAATACCAGGCGGTGGAAGCCGATATGCGGGAACTCTTGCACCGATCCGAAGCCCTGCGTGAACACTTGGTGGACGCCATCCAGGCCGACATGGCGGCGTTCGATCAGGTGATGGCCGCTTATCGGCTGCCCAAGGCAACCGAAGCCGACAAAAATCAGCGCCGCCAGGCCATTCAGGCCGCTCTGAGGACCGCCACCGAAACGCCCCTGGACTGCGCCCGTCTGTGCGGCGAAGTCATCGATTTGTGCCGGACCGCAGCGGAAAAAGGCAACGGCAACGCCATTACCGACGCGGGAGCGGGTGCGCTGGCCGCTCAAGGCGCTCTCAAATGCTGCGCCCTCAACGTGGAGGTCAATTTGAACGCCATTCAAGACAAGGAATTCGCGCAGGCGTGTCGGATCGAACTGGATCGGATTCTGGCCGCCAAAAACCCCGAGGCGGAAGCGATCGTGAACCTTGTAACCAGCAAACTGCAATCCCCATGA